A stretch of Oncorhynchus mykiss isolate Arlee chromosome 12, USDA_OmykA_1.1, whole genome shotgun sequence DNA encodes these proteins:
- the LOC110537566 gene encoding ATP-sensitive inward rectifier potassium channel 15-like, which translates to MTTKKADVQRRIVSKNGHNQVRIDNVEGMVKIYLHDIWTTVVDMKWRYKLTLFSSTFIMTWFLFGVIFYFIGMGNGDFEGELLSNHTPCVMNVATLTGAFLFSLESQTTIGYGFRYITDECPLAIFVLLVQLVTTGLAEIFVTGAFLAKLARPKKRAETIKFSQLAVICRHNGKVCLMVRVANLRKSLLIQCQLMGKLLSPNVTEEGEKTLIRQTAVDFYIDSCGECPFLILPLTFYHVLDESSPLAGLTAERLRTRDFELLVTLNATMESTAATCQSRTSYVPQEILWDYKFKPVLFSTPGGQYVADFNFFDKVQVSSDPILPSNNKDKLKLEEYKKE; encoded by the coding sequence ATGACCACCAAGAAGGCAGATGTCCAACGGAGGATCGTCTCCAAGAATGGACACAACCAAGTGCGCATTGACAACGTGGAGGGCATGGTGAAGATCTACCTCCATGACATCTGGACCACGGTGGTGGACATGAAGTGGCGCTATAAgctcaccctcttctcctccactttcaTAATGACCTGGTTCCTCTTTGGTGTCATCTTCtactttattggcatgggcaaCGGTGACTTCGAGGGTGAGTTGCTGTCCAACCACACGCCCTGTGTCATGAACGTCGCAACCCTAACCGGTGCCTTCCTCTTTTCCCTGGAGTCACAGACCACCATTGGCTACGGCTTCCGCTACATCACCGACGAGTGTCCGCTGGCCATCTTCGTCCTGCTGGTCCAGCTGGTCACCACAGGCCTGGCTGAGATCTTTGTAACTGGGGCCTTTCTGGCCAAGCTGGCGCGACCCAAAAAGCGGGCTGAGACCATCAAGTTCAGCCAGTTGGCAGTGATCTGCCGCCACAATGGTAAAGTATGTCTGATGGTGCGTGTGGCCAACTTGAGGAAGAGCCTGCTGATCCAGTGCCAGCTGATGGGCAAGCTGCTCTCACCCAATGTGACTGAGGAGGGCGAGAAGACTCTGATCCGCCAGACGGCTGTGGACTTCTACATAGACTCGTGCGGGGAGTGCCCCTTCCTAATCCTGCCCCTCACATTCTACCACGTGCTGGATGAGAGTAGCCCCCTGGCGGGGCTGACCGCCGAGAGGTTGCGGACGCGTGACTTTGAGCTGCTGGTCACCCTTAATGCCACCATGGAGTCCACGGCAGCCACTTGTCAGAGCCGCACCTCATACGTTCCCCAGGAGATCCTGTGGGACTACAAGTTCAAGCCTGTGCTCTTCAGCACCCCTGGTGGCCAGTACGTGGCTGACTTTAACTTCTTTGACAAGGTGCAGGTGAGCAGCGACCCTATACTCCCCAGCAACAACAAAGATAAGCTGAAACTAGAGGAGTACAAGAAGGAATAA